A stretch of Comamonadaceae bacterium M7527 DNA encodes these proteins:
- the pyk gene encoding pyruvate kinase, whose translation MVTRATKIVATLGPASSDPAILVKMIEAGVNVVRLNFSHGVAQDHVDRATAVRKAAAQVGREVAIMADLQGPKIRVGKFAEGKVELANGAAFVLDGARTELGDVNAVGLDYKELPRDVKAGDVLLLNDGLIVLDVVTVKGAQVHTTVRVGGELSNNKGINKQGGGLSAPALTAKDMEDIKTAMSLQADYVAVSFPQSATDMELARQLCNVAGEPYKHKAGLIAKIERAEAIPNLASIVRASDGIMVARGDLAVEVGNAAVPALQKRMIRVAHEHDKVVITATQMMESMILAPVPTRAEVSDVANAVLDGTDAVMLSAETAAGKYPLETVREMAAICLAAEQAYDAELDLNTNNKSFRRIDQSIAMGAIFTAHHCGAKAIVALTDSGSTALWMSRFRLAMPIYALTTRLSAQRRMAMYRNVRPLLMDTVNDKDAALLDAEAHLRKRGIVQSGDIYAITCGEPMGTPGGTNSLKICTVR comes from the coding sequence ATGGTTACTCGCGCCACCAAAATTGTTGCTACTTTAGGCCCCGCATCCAGCGACCCGGCCATCTTGGTCAAGATGATTGAGGCTGGGGTGAATGTGGTGCGGCTCAACTTTTCGCATGGCGTGGCGCAAGACCATGTTGACCGTGCCACAGCGGTGCGCAAGGCTGCAGCCCAGGTGGGCCGTGAGGTGGCCATCATGGCCGACTTGCAAGGCCCCAAGATTCGCGTGGGCAAGTTTGCCGAGGGCAAGGTTGAACTGGCGAATGGCGCTGCGTTTGTGCTGGACGGTGCGCGCACTGAGTTGGGAGACGTGAACGCCGTAGGGTTGGACTACAAAGAGTTGCCGCGCGACGTAAAGGCTGGCGATGTGCTGCTGCTTAACGATGGCCTGATTGTGTTGGACGTCGTCACTGTAAAGGGTGCGCAAGTGCACACCACTGTGCGCGTGGGTGGCGAGTTGTCCAACAACAAGGGTATCAACAAACAAGGCGGTGGCCTGTCTGCGCCTGCGCTGACGGCCAAAGACATGGAAGACATCAAAACCGCCATGTCGCTGCAAGCCGACTATGTAGCGGTGAGTTTTCCACAAAGCGCCACAGACATGGAGCTGGCGCGCCAACTGTGCAATGTGGCCGGTGAACCCTACAAGCACAAGGCGGGCTTGATTGCCAAAATTGAGCGCGCAGAGGCCATTCCAAACCTGGCCAGTATTGTGAGGGCCAGCGACGGCATTATGGTGGCGCGTGGCGACTTGGCTGTAGAGGTGGGCAACGCAGCTGTGCCTGCCTTGCAAAAACGCATGATTCGCGTGGCGCACGAGCACGACAAGGTGGTCATCACCGCCACGCAAATGATGGAGTCCATGATTTTGGCGCCTGTGCCCACACGTGCTGAGGTCAGCGACGTGGCCAACGCCGTGCTGGACGGCACCGACGCCGTGATGCTCAGCGCCGAGACCGCAGCGGGCAAATACCCGCTGGAAACCGTGCGCGAGATGGCCGCTATCTGCTTGGCAGCTGAGCAGGCTTATGACGCTGAGTTAGACCTCAACACCAACAACAAGTCTTTCCGTCGCATTGACCAAAGCATTGCAATGGGCGCCATTTTCACCGCACATCACTGCGGTGCCAAGGCCATTGTGGCGCTCACGGATTCAGGCTCTACCGCCTTGTGGATGAGCCGCTTTAGATTGGCCATGCCCATTTACGCACTCACTACGCGCTTGAGTGCGCAGCGCCGCATGGCCATGTACCGCAATGTGCGCCCCTTGCTGATGGACACCGTGAACGACAAAGACGCTGCACTGCTAGACGCTGAAGCACATTTGCGCAAGCGCGGCATTGTGCAAAGCGGCGATATTTACGCCATCACCTGTGGTGAGCCCATGGGTACACCGGGTGGTACTAATTCATTAAAAATTTGCACGGTGAGGTAA
- a CDS encoding phosphoglycerate kinase — MQFIRFEQLCRDGAVAGKRVFIRADLNVPLNDAGDITEDTRVRASVPAIEMALKAGAAVMVTSHLGRPTEGAFKPADSLAPVAKRLSELLGKPVRLQADWVGGVSIAPGDVVLLENCRVNVGEKQNSTDLAQQMAKLCDVFVHDAFGTAHRAEASTYGIAEYAPIACAGPLLAAEMDAIGKALLAPQKPLVAIVAGSKVSTKLTILEALSGKVDGLIVGGGIANTFMLAAGLPIGKSLAEPDLIDDARAVMAAMAQRGAAVPIPVDVVVAKTFAADAPATVKAAADVADDDMILDIGPTTAAMLAGQLKAAGTIVWNGPVGVFEFAAFEHGTKTLAHAIADSAAFSIAGGGDTLAAIAKYDMASKVDYISTGGGAFLEVLEGKTLPAFEVLGRRAGSV; from the coding sequence ATGCAATTCATCCGTTTTGAACAACTGTGTCGCGACGGCGCTGTAGCTGGCAAACGTGTATTCATCCGGGCCGACTTGAACGTGCCACTGAATGATGCAGGCGACATCACTGAAGACACGCGCGTGCGTGCCAGCGTGCCCGCCATTGAAATGGCGCTTAAAGCCGGTGCGGCCGTGATGGTCACAAGCCACTTGGGCCGCCCCACCGAAGGCGCTTTCAAGCCCGCAGACAGCTTGGCGCCTGTGGCCAAACGTTTGAGTGAGTTGCTGGGCAAACCTGTGCGCTTGCAGGCAGACTGGGTAGGAGGCGTGTCCATTGCGCCTGGCGACGTGGTGCTGCTGGAAAACTGCCGCGTGAACGTGGGTGAGAAGCAAAACAGCACTGATTTGGCCCAGCAAATGGCCAAGCTGTGTGACGTGTTTGTGCACGATGCTTTTGGCACCGCGCACCGCGCCGAGGCCTCTACCTACGGTATAGCCGAGTACGCGCCCATTGCCTGTGCAGGCCCATTGCTGGCTGCTGAAATGGACGCTATTGGCAAAGCCTTGCTGGCACCTCAAAAGCCATTGGTGGCCATTGTGGCGGGCAGCAAAGTGTCTACCAAGCTCACCATTTTGGAAGCACTGTCTGGCAAGGTAGACGGCCTCATTGTGGGCGGTGGCATTGCCAACACCTTTATGTTGGCCGCAGGCCTGCCCATTGGCAAAAGCTTGGCCGAGCCAGACCTCATAGACGACGCCAGGGCCGTGATGGCCGCCATGGCCCAACGCGGCGCGGCCGTGCCCATTCCGGTAGACGTGGTGGTAGCCAAAACCTTTGCTGCTGACGCACCAGCTACCGTCAAGGCGGCAGCGGACGTAGCCGACGACGACATGATTTTGGACATTGGCCCAACGACTGCCGCCATGCTGGCCGGGCAACTCAAAGCCGCCGGCACCATCGTATGGAACGGCCCCGTAGGCGTATTTGAATTTGCAGCCTTTGAGCACGGCACCAAAACCCTGGCTCACGCCATAGCCGACAGCGCCGCCTTCAGCATCGCGGGCGGTGGCGACACGCTGGCCGCTATTGCCAAGTACGACATGGCGTCCAAAGTGGACTACATCTCTACTGGCGGCGGTGCATTCTTGGAAGTGCTGGAAGGCAAAACACTGCCCGCGTTTGAGGTCTTGGGTAGACGGGCAGGGTCCGTGTGA
- a CDS encoding phosphatase PAP2 family protein has product MNEPLHTPSPATSIATATSHAWVWRASWIGLACLLMWDISGLDMALMRAVGTPTGFALTHNFWMSTVLHTGARNASVVLFLVMWVLALAWPHGPHPQLGSRRQRVWLLTGVTLSLLLISGLKALSTVSCPWDLAEFGGVAQYVSHWQFGQAEGGGRCFPGGHASSAFAYLALLPPLLLASNSHTRRQARLALYGVLAAGLLLGLVQTLRGAHFPSHNLWTGWLCWTAAWLWFALGQWVSAQRQARLQRKSLPPQP; this is encoded by the coding sequence ATGAACGAACCCTTACACACACCGTCACCGGCTACTTCAATCGCCACAGCGACCAGCCACGCATGGGTTTGGCGCGCCTCATGGATTGGACTGGCGTGTCTGCTGATGTGGGACATCAGTGGACTCGATATGGCGCTTATGCGGGCAGTGGGCACGCCCACAGGCTTTGCACTAACCCACAATTTTTGGATGAGCACTGTATTGCACACCGGCGCGCGCAATGCGTCTGTTGTGCTGTTTTTGGTGATGTGGGTGCTGGCACTGGCGTGGCCACATGGCCCACACCCGCAGCTTGGGTCACGCAGGCAGCGCGTGTGGTTGCTCACAGGGGTTACGCTGTCGTTGTTGCTGATCAGCGGTCTCAAGGCCTTGAGCACCGTGAGTTGCCCTTGGGACTTGGCCGAATTTGGCGGCGTTGCACAGTACGTCTCGCACTGGCAATTCGGTCAGGCAGAGGGCGGCGGGCGTTGCTTTCCCGGCGGCCATGCGTCCAGCGCTTTTGCCTACCTGGCATTGCTGCCACCGTTGCTGCTGGCCAGCAACTCGCACACGCGGCGACAAGCGCGCCTGGCGCTGTATGGTGTATTGGCGGCCGGACTGCTGCTGGGGCTGGTACAAACACTGCGCGGCGCGCACTTTCCCAGCCACAACTTGTGGACAGGGTGGCTGTGCTGGACAGCGGCGTGGTTGTGGTTTGCGCTTGGCCAGTGGGTCAGTGCCCAGCGTCAAGCGCGCCTGCAACGCAAGTCACTACCACCCCAACCCTAG
- a CDS encoding AzlD domain-containing protein, whose protein sequence is MGITDAWTLLAIVGLGCITLLTRSFFLLSSSDWKLPNWVQRGLHYAPIAALAAVIVPEVVMQNGHLISTWQDARVFAAAAGAAWFFTKGGVLGTIVCGMLVYLPLHLGLGW, encoded by the coding sequence ATGGGCATCACCGATGCATGGACTTTGCTGGCGATTGTGGGTTTGGGTTGCATCACGCTGCTAACCCGCTCGTTTTTTTTGCTGTCCAGCAGCGACTGGAAGCTGCCAAACTGGGTGCAGCGCGGTTTGCACTATGCGCCTATTGCTGCGTTGGCCGCTGTCATAGTGCCTGAAGTGGTGATGCAAAACGGCCACTTGATCAGCACCTGGCAGGACGCGCGCGTGTTTGCGGCAGCAGCAGGCGCTGCTTGGTTTTTTACCAAGGGTGGCGTACTGGGCACCATTGTGTGCGGCATGTTGGTGTACTTGCCGCTGCACCTAGGGTTGGGGTGGTAG
- a CDS encoding AzlC family ABC transporter permease → MSTTLARLRLTLWQYWLHPEFKVGLKEIMAVIPGIAAWGLTTGVALANSGLSIVEASAMTLVVFAGSAQLATTPLIVSGAPLWVIWATALCVNLRFMVFSAHMRPFFMHLPRRTRMAYCYLLGDMSYVLFTKRYHQPGSNDQERFGQQAYWLASVVANWLAWMGASFVGIALASVIPLSWGLSFAGILALIGIACSLATTRLRLLCAGLSGSAAVAAFALPLKLNIVVAIAAAVAMALVLEHTRNALRSTKGRS, encoded by the coding sequence ATGAGCACCACGTTGGCGCGGCTGCGTCTAACCTTGTGGCAGTACTGGCTTCATCCTGAATTCAAGGTGGGCCTGAAAGAAATCATGGCGGTCATCCCAGGCATTGCGGCTTGGGGTTTGACCACTGGCGTGGCATTGGCCAATTCAGGTCTGAGCATTGTCGAGGCCAGCGCCATGACACTGGTGGTGTTTGCGGGCAGTGCCCAGCTGGCCACCACACCGCTTATTGTCTCTGGCGCGCCGTTGTGGGTGATCTGGGCGACAGCGCTGTGTGTCAACCTGCGCTTTATGGTGTTTAGCGCGCACATGCGCCCGTTTTTCATGCACCTGCCAAGACGAACGCGCATGGCCTATTGCTACTTGCTGGGCGACATGTCTTACGTGCTGTTTACCAAGCGCTATCACCAGCCGGGTAGCAACGACCAAGAGCGCTTCGGCCAGCAGGCGTATTGGTTGGCCAGTGTGGTGGCCAACTGGCTGGCCTGGATGGGCGCCAGCTTTGTAGGTATTGCTTTGGCCAGCGTCATTCCCTTGTCGTGGGGTTTGAGCTTTGCGGGTATCTTGGCGCTCATAGGCATTGCGTGCTCATTGGCTACAACAAGGTTGCGCTTGCTGTGTGCCGGTTTGTCTGGCAGCGCTGCGGTCGCGGCTTTTGCCCTGCCACTGAAGCTCAACATCGTGGTGGCCATTGCCGCTGCGGTGGCCATGGCATTGGTGCTTGAGCACACGCGCAATGCACTGCGCTCGACCAAAGGCCGCTCATGA
- the def gene encoding peptide deformylase: MSTLLEILRYPDARLHTVAKPVAVVDQRIRDLSKAMLATMYDANGIGLAATQVDVHERLIVIDVSEERNKPLVIINPEIVWASDDKKVGDEGCLSVPGIYDGVERASAVHVKHLDANGDTQTLQATELLAVCIQHEMDHLMGKVFVEYLSPLKRNRIKTKLQKQLREER; encoded by the coding sequence ATGTCGACCTTGCTTGAAATTCTCCGCTATCCCGATGCCCGTTTGCACACCGTTGCCAAGCCGGTCGCTGTTGTTGACCAACGGATTCGTGATTTGTCCAAGGCCATGTTGGCCACCATGTACGATGCCAATGGCATTGGCCTGGCCGCTACCCAGGTTGACGTGCATGAGCGGCTCATAGTGATAGACGTGAGCGAGGAGCGCAACAAGCCGTTGGTCATCATCAACCCTGAAATTGTGTGGGCCAGTGATGACAAGAAAGTGGGTGACGAAGGCTGTTTGTCTGTGCCCGGTATTTACGATGGCGTAGAGCGCGCCAGTGCCGTGCATGTCAAGCATTTGGATGCCAACGGCGACACCCAGACCTTGCAGGCCACAGAGCTGTTGGCCGTGTGTATTCAGCATGAGATGGACCACTTGATGGGCAAGGTGTTTGTTGAGTATTTGTCGCCACTCAAGCGCAATCGCATTAAAACCAAGCTGCAAAAGCAACTGCGAGAAGAGCGCTGA
- the dprA gene encoding DNA-processing protein DprA: MHAYKSKCHKASTPSPQTWLPWLRLSLTPTVGARTAKLLTDSTADIDTLFDQPAPEAFLQLSARQINALKSTPPQFEQAVQATQQWLDSDPLHSLVTPQCPDYPALLGEMPDPPVLLYASGQRQLLQPNAALAMVGSRNASAQGLRTAHDFANSLAHSGLCIVSGMALGIDGAAHEGALGVLHHGVSPTIAVVGTGLDRVYPRAHQALAQRIAQQGLLLSEFALGTCPERANFPRRNRIIAGLSIGTLVVEASLASGSLITAHMAAEMGRDVFAIPGSIHSPHAKGCHALIRQGAKLVESAGDVLGELGWLGAAVAQPHHSNDLLDTDSQDPVLKALGFDPLNLDQLLDRTGMSAAALQAQLFELELSGRVARLPGGLFQQVTGTSSAL, translated from the coding sequence ATGCATGCCTACAAAAGCAAATGCCATAAAGCCAGTACACCCAGCCCGCAAACATGGCTGCCTTGGCTGCGCCTAAGCCTCACACCGACTGTGGGCGCACGCACAGCCAAGCTGTTGACAGACAGCACGGCTGACATTGACACCTTGTTTGACCAACCTGCGCCTGAGGCGTTCTTGCAGCTGAGTGCCAGGCAGATCAACGCCCTCAAAAGCACGCCGCCCCAGTTTGAACAGGCCGTGCAAGCCACACAACAATGGCTAGACAGCGACCCACTGCACAGCTTGGTCACACCGCAGTGCCCAGACTACCCGGCGCTGTTGGGCGAAATGCCAGACCCACCTGTATTGCTGTACGCCAGCGGCCAACGCCAACTGCTACAGCCAAACGCGGCACTGGCCATGGTCGGCAGCCGCAACGCCAGCGCTCAAGGCCTGCGCACCGCACACGACTTCGCCAACAGCTTGGCCCATAGCGGCTTGTGCATTGTGTCTGGTATGGCACTGGGCATAGACGGAGCTGCGCACGAGGGCGCTTTGGGCGTGTTGCACCACGGCGTGTCGCCCACCATTGCCGTGGTAGGCACGGGGCTTGATCGTGTATACCCCCGCGCACACCAGGCGCTGGCGCAGCGCATTGCACAACAAGGCCTGTTGCTGTCAGAGTTTGCATTGGGCACATGCCCAGAACGCGCCAACTTCCCCAGACGCAACCGCATCATTGCAGGTTTGTCCATAGGCACGCTGGTGGTGGAGGCCTCGCTGGCATCAGGCTCGCTCATTACCGCCCATATGGCTGCAGAAATGGGGCGCGACGTATTCGCCATACCCGGCTCAATACACTCACCCCACGCCAAGGGCTGCCACGCGCTGATACGCCAGGGCGCCAAGCTGGTGGAAAGCGCAGGCGATGTGCTGGGCGAGCTGGGCTGGCTGGGCGCCGCAGTAGCGCAACCACACCATAGCAATGACTTACTCGATACAGACTCGCAAGACCCCGTTTTAAAAGCCCTTGGCTTTGACCCGCTCAACCTGGACCAATTGCTGGACCGCACTGGCATGAGCGCGGCAGCGCTGCAAGCGCAGTTGTTTGAGTTGGAGCTAAGTGGGCGCGTCGCCAGATTGCCCGGCGGGTTGTTTCAGCAAGTTACCGGTACGTCGTCAGCGCTGTAG
- the secF gene encoding protein translocase subunit SecF yields MEFFRIKKDIPFMRHALALNAVSAAMFIAAVFFLFANGLNLSVEFTGGTVMEVAYDKPADVQAVRETLAGLGYQEVQVQNFGSASDVLMRLPTMAGQTSGQQSEVVLAALRAADAGVELRRTEYVGPQVGEELATNGLMALGVVIVGIMIYLAIRFEWKYAVSAIIANLHDVIIILGFFAFFQWEFSLAVLAAVLAVLGYSVNESVVIFDRIRESFRRYRKLSTTEVINHAITSTISRTIITHGSTQIMVLSMLLFGGPTLYYFALALTIGICFGIYSSVFVAAAVAMWLGIRREDLVKTKTTVEDPEDPNSGAVV; encoded by the coding sequence ATGGAATTTTTCCGAATCAAAAAAGACATCCCATTCATGCGCCACGCCTTGGCCTTGAATGCGGTGTCCGCAGCCATGTTTATTGCTGCTGTTTTCTTTTTGTTTGCCAACGGCCTGAACCTGTCGGTTGAGTTCACTGGCGGTACCGTCATGGAGGTGGCCTACGACAAGCCTGCCGATGTGCAAGCGGTGCGCGAGACGCTTGCTGGCCTGGGCTACCAAGAGGTACAAGTGCAAAACTTTGGTTCCGCCAGCGACGTGCTCATGCGCTTGCCGACCATGGCGGGTCAAACATCAGGGCAACAAAGCGAAGTGGTTTTGGCGGCTCTGCGCGCGGCCGATGCAGGCGTTGAGCTGCGTCGTACCGAGTACGTAGGCCCTCAGGTTGGCGAAGAGCTGGCCACCAACGGCTTGATGGCCCTGGGCGTAGTGATTGTGGGCATCATGATTTACTTGGCTATCCGCTTTGAGTGGAAGTACGCCGTATCTGCCATCATTGCCAACCTGCATGACGTCATTATCATCCTGGGCTTTTTTGCCTTCTTTCAGTGGGAGTTCTCGCTGGCGGTGTTGGCCGCGGTGTTGGCCGTGTTGGGCTACTCGGTGAATGAGTCGGTGGTGATTTTTGACCGTATTCGCGAAAGCTTTAGGCGTTACCGAAAGCTGTCTACAACTGAGGTGATCAACCACGCCATTACGTCCACCATCAGCCGCACCATCATCACCCACGGTTCAACACAAATCATGGTGTTGTCCATGTTGCTGTTTGGTGGCCCAACGCTTTACTACTTTGCATTGGCGCTGACCATTGGTATCTGTTTTGGCATTTACTCATCCGTGTTTGTAGCCGCTGCGGTTGCCATGTGGCTAGGCATTCGCCGTGAAGACTTGGTTAAAACCAAAACCACCGTAGAAGACCCGGAAGACCCCAACTCGGGTGCAGTGGTTTAA
- the secD gene encoding protein translocase subunit SecD, whose translation MNRYPLWKYLVIAVALMIGTIYTLPNFYGEAPAVQVSPGKTAVRLTNDTMVRIDMALKDAGLTPERTTFEANSIKTRFVTTDDQLKARDIIEKALNPDPNNPSYVVALNLVPRTPAWLAALNAGPMYLGLDLRGGVHFMLQVDMQAALTQKLDSLGADVRTVLRDNSIRYGGIERDGQSLVLRARDQATLDAADRAIGQDFAELDLTQGGTAPNLTLTATLKQAAELDIQAQALKQNITTLHNRINELGVAEPVIQQQGLDRIVVQLPGVQDTAKAKDILGRTATLEVRLVDESAEGRAAENGSGLVPFGSEKYLDRDGRAVIVKRAVLLTGDNLDDAQAGFDSQTQEPAVHLNLDAKGARIFKDVTRDNVGKRMAILLFEKGKGEVVTAPVIRTEIGGGRVQISGQMTTQEAADTSLLLRAGSLAAPMEIIEERTIGPSLGAENIAKGFDSVKWGLMVVIIFMCAYYALFGLFSSLALTFNLLLLVAVLSMLQATLTLPGMAAMALALGMAIDANVLINERVREELRAGASPQAAINAGYDRAWGTIFDSNITTLIAGVALLAFGSGPVRGFAVVHCIGILTSMFSAVMFSRGVVNLWYGRQKKLKTVSIGTIWKPGNSQQTGVSTAE comes from the coding sequence ATGAATCGTTACCCATTGTGGAAATACTTGGTCATCGCGGTTGCGTTGATGATTGGCACCATATACACACTGCCCAACTTTTATGGCGAAGCACCTGCGGTGCAAGTCTCGCCGGGTAAAACCGCTGTGCGCTTGACCAACGACACCATGGTGCGCATAGACATGGCGCTTAAGGACGCAGGCCTCACACCAGAGCGCACCACCTTTGAGGCCAACTCCATCAAGACGCGCTTTGTCACAACTGACGACCAACTAAAAGCCCGTGACATTATTGAGAAAGCGCTGAACCCAGACCCCAACAACCCCAGCTACGTGGTGGCCCTGAACCTGGTGCCGCGCACACCGGCGTGGCTGGCAGCGCTGAATGCTGGCCCCATGTACCTGGGACTGGACTTGCGCGGTGGCGTGCACTTCATGTTGCAAGTTGACATGCAGGCAGCACTGACACAAAAGCTGGATTCGCTGGGTGCCGACGTGCGCACGGTGTTGCGCGACAACAGCATTCGATACGGCGGCATTGAGCGTGATGGCCAAAGCCTGGTGCTGCGCGCACGCGACCAAGCCACGCTGGACGCGGCAGACCGTGCTATTGGCCAAGACTTTGCCGAGCTTGACTTGACTCAAGGCGGCACTGCACCCAACTTGACGCTGACGGCAACGCTGAAGCAAGCCGCCGAGCTGGATATTCAGGCGCAAGCTCTCAAGCAGAACATCACCACATTGCACAACCGTATTAACGAGTTGGGCGTGGCTGAGCCGGTTATTCAGCAGCAAGGTTTAGACCGCATTGTGGTGCAGTTGCCAGGCGTACAAGATACCGCCAAGGCCAAAGACATTTTGGGTCGCACTGCCACGTTGGAGGTGCGATTGGTGGATGAGTCTGCAGAAGGCCGTGCGGCTGAAAACGGCTCCGGTCTGGTGCCCTTTGGCTCAGAGAAATATCTGGACCGTGACGGACGCGCCGTGATTGTGAAGCGCGCTGTTTTGCTGACAGGCGACAACCTGGACGATGCACAGGCCGGCTTTGACAGTCAAACGCAAGAGCCAGCCGTGCACTTGAACCTGGACGCCAAAGGCGCGCGTATTTTTAAAGATGTGACCCGCGACAACGTGGGCAAGCGCATGGCCATTTTGCTGTTTGAAAAAGGCAAGGGCGAGGTCGTTACTGCGCCGGTTATTCGTACCGAAATCGGCGGTGGTCGCGTACAAATATCAGGTCAGATGACCACGCAAGAGGCGGCAGACACCTCTTTGCTATTGCGCGCAGGTTCCTTGGCCGCGCCTATGGAAATCATAGAAGAGCGCACCATTGGCCCTTCACTGGGGGCTGAGAATATTGCCAAAGGTTTTGACAGCGTGAAGTGGGGCTTGATGGTGGTCATCATCTTCATGTGCGCTTACTACGCGCTGTTTGGCTTGTTTTCAAGTTTGGCGCTCACGTTTAACTTGCTGCTGTTGGTGGCTGTGTTGTCTATGCTGCAAGCCACACTCACGCTGCCCGGCATGGCTGCTATGGCTTTGGCGCTGGGCATGGCGATTGACGCCAACGTGCTTATCAATGAGCGGGTGCGTGAAGAGCTGCGTGCCGGCGCATCACCGCAGGCCGCGATCAACGCAGGCTATGACCGCGCCTGGGGCACCATTTTTGACTCCAATATCACCACGCTAATTGCTGGCGTGGCATTGCTGGCATTTGGCTCTGGCCCTGTGCGTGGCTTTGCGGTGGTGCATTGCATTGGTATCTTGACCAGTATGTTCTCTGCCGTGATGTTTTCGCGCGGCGTGGTGAACCTGTGGTACGGACGCCAAAAGAAACTCAAGACCGTGTCCATTGGCACCATTTGGAAGCCAGGCAACAGCCAGCAAACTGGCGTGAGCACTGCTGAGTAA
- the yajC gene encoding preprotein translocase subunit YajC — MFISNAYAQAAGGDTASSIMGLLPLLLMFVVLYFVMIRPQMKRQKEHKAMVEALSKGDEVSTASGILGKITRVGETSISLEIAAGVEVQMQRTAVAQVLPKGSVK; from the coding sequence GTGTTTATTTCTAACGCTTACGCTCAAGCCGCCGGCGGCGATACTGCTTCTTCCATCATGGGCTTGCTGCCTTTGTTGTTGATGTTTGTCGTGCTGTACTTTGTGATGATTCGTCCACAAATGAAGCGCCAAAAAGAGCACAAGGCCATGGTTGAGGCGCTGTCCAAAGGTGATGAAGTCTCTACTGCCAGTGGTATTTTGGGCAAGATCACCCGCGTGGGCGAGACATCAATTTCACTTGAAATTGCCGCTGGCGTTGAGGTGCAAATGCAGCGTACAGCCGTCGCGCAAGTGCTGCCCAAGGGCTCAGTTAAGTAA